From Myxococcus guangdongensis:
CCCGCACCTGCTGCCCGACAACCTCTGCGCCATCTACGAGCAGAGGCCGAGCATCTGCCGCGACTACCAGGCCGACGAGGTGTGCCGCCTCATCGAGGCGCCCACGCTGGATGAGCGCGTGCACAAGTACCTGGCCCTCTTCGACCTGACCGAGGAGGCCCGCGCCGTGAAGGAGCAGGGCTGTCCCTCCATGAAGCGCGCCCGACAGGCCGCGAAGGAGCGCGCCGGAGCGCCGGGTGGAGGACGGCCGGACGACACGCCCTGACAGGGGCCCCTTGTCCCCCGCGAGCGGGGGCGCTATCCCCCGGCCGTGAGCTTCCAGCCGACCGAGTCCTTCGTCGCCGCGCCGGGCCTGACGAACGAACACGCGCAGACCATCTACGCGAACTTCGTGCGTCCCCGTCACGCGCCTCCGCTGAAGCGCCAGCGGCGCGAGCTGCCCGATGGTGACTTCGTCGATCTGGACACCTTCGACGGCCCCAGCGGCGCACCACACGTGGTGGCGCTGCATGGCTTGGAGAGTTCCTCCCAGGCGGGCTACATCACCGCCATCCTCCGGGGCGCGGCCCAGCGCGGCTGGGGCGCCACCGCGCTCAACTTCCGCTCGTGCAGCGGTGAGCCCAACCGGCTGGCGCGCACGTACCACTCGGGCCACATCGACGACGCGCTCGGACTGCTCCAGGACTTGCGCGCCCGCGTCACCGGGCCGCTCTTCGCCGTGGGCTTCTCCCTGGGCGCCAACGTGCTGTGCCGGCTGCTCGAGGATCAAGGTGAGCAGGCGCCCGTCCGCGCCGCCGCGTCCATCAGCGCGCCGTACGACCTGGACGCGTGCTGCGCCAAGCTGGATGGCCCCGGCCCCTTCCACCGCATCTACCGCGAGCGCTTCCTGCGCACGCTCAAGAGCAAGGCGCGGGCGAAGCTCCAGCGCTTCCCCAACGCCTTCGATGGCCGGGCCATGGAGGCGGCGCGCACGGTGCGCCAGTTCGACCACGCCGTCACCGCGCCCCTGCACGGCTTCAACAGCGCGGAGCATTACTACGCCGAGTCGTCGTCAGGCCCCCGGCTGCACGCCATCCGCAAGCCCACGCTGCTCATCAGCGCCGCGGATGACCCGATGCTGGAGTCGCCCGTCATCCCGCCGAGCGCGAAGGACAACCCGCACCTGAGCGTGGTGTTGACCCGGCATGGCGGACACGTGGGCTTCGTCGCCGGCAAGCTCCACCGTCCCCGCTTCTGGGCCGAGGACCAGGCGCTGGCCTTCTTCGACACCTTCCGCTAACCGAAGTTCAGGATGAAGCCGAGCTTCGCCGTGGGGCGCACGGTGCGCAGCATCCACGACCGGTCCTCCGTGGGCCCGACGGTGCCCCGGAGCGGCTCGTCCAGGTCCTTCAAGCTGGGGCCGTACAGCTCCATGAAGCTCACCCCGCCGCGCACGAAGAAGGTGATGCTCCGGGGCATGCTGACCTCCAGGCCCACCAGTCCGCTCGCGTACGTGTAGCCCACGCGCTCGAGCGACGGCAGTGGCGGCAGTGACAGATCCGCCAGCCTGCGCTCCAAGGCGCGCACGTCCGCGGGCTGCGCGTGGCCAATCTCCACGCTGAAGGCGGGCGTCACCCGGCTTCGCAGCGGCAACAGCGTGAGCCCCGCTCGCGCTCCGGCGCGCACTCCGTTGTGCGTGGCGCCCAGGTGCAGCCGCACCACCCGCGCGGGACGAAACGAGATGGACAACCCCGCGCCCTCCGTCACCCCCGCGTCCAGCATCAACCCGAAGGGTGCGACCCGCTCGGGGTCCTGCGTCGCCCTGCGGCGGACATCCCCTGCCTCGAATGCGCTCGCCACCGGTGCCATGAGCAGCACCCCCAGCGCGAGCAGCGTGGACCGCGTCCCCATGCGTCGAATCCCCACCCCAAGCCGCCGCGACGCTCCGCGGCCCCTGACCTTGCCAACCGTCGTCATCGGGGCAACCACC
This genomic window contains:
- a CDS encoding YkgJ family cysteine cluster protein translates to MECTLCGACCVAPDIAALDKPLGLRCPHLLPDNLCAIYEQRPSICRDYQADEVCRLIEAPTLDERVHKYLALFDLTEEARAVKEQGCPSMKRARQAAKERAGAPGGGRPDDTP
- a CDS encoding hydrolase; the encoded protein is MSFQPTESFVAAPGLTNEHAQTIYANFVRPRHAPPLKRQRRELPDGDFVDLDTFDGPSGAPHVVALHGLESSSQAGYITAILRGAAQRGWGATALNFRSCSGEPNRLARTYHSGHIDDALGLLQDLRARVTGPLFAVGFSLGANVLCRLLEDQGEQAPVRAAASISAPYDLDACCAKLDGPGPFHRIYRERFLRTLKSKARAKLQRFPNAFDGRAMEAARTVRQFDHAVTAPLHGFNSAEHYYAESSSGPRLHAIRKPTLLISAADDPMLESPVIPPSAKDNPHLSVVLTRHGGHVGFVAGKLHRPRFWAEDQALAFFDTFR